CCCGCGGCCGCCGCGAAAAGGAGAACGAAGGGCTGCGGCGCTCCGTTCCCTCCGGCCTCTCCATGGCCGCCTCCGAGGAGCGCGGCCCCGCAACCGAGAAGAAGGGCCGCGGCGAGGAGCAGGAGCTGCGGTGCGCCGGCGGCCGCCCCCTCCGGGCCGGCGGAGGCCGCAAGGACGACGGCGAGCGCAGCCCCGCCGGCGACACCGCCCCGTAGACGGCGCAGCGAGGAACGTCCGCCGCGGCCCGCCGCGGAGAGCCCGGTCCCGCTCCCCGCCCCGAGCAGCAATGCGGAAAGCGCAAGAGCGCACAGCAAGGTGAGAATATCCATAGACCGAAAAACCTCCGGCTCTTTCTCGATGGAACCCTCCCGGTCGTATCCCGGTTTTATTGCCCGCCGGTACCGCCGTCACCGGCGGCACAGGAGGCACCCGGCGTCACCCGGAGGGCCGGGCCGCGCCAGGCGGGGTCTTTTTACGCCTTTGCGGCCCGGCCCTCCGGGTGACGCCTTGGAGGGGGCGCCGCGGTCCGTTTTTCAAGGAGGCTCCCTCGGGGGAACAAACCGGGACCTCCTTCAAAAAACGTAGCGGTAGCCCGCAAAGAGGGCGCGGCCCTGCTTGGGATAGCCCTTCTTCTCGTAGTAGTACCTGTCGAAGAGGTTGTCGGCCTTGAAGGTCAGCCTGTGATGGTCGCGCAGGGTTACGGCCACGACGAGATCCACCACCGTGAATGAGGGATACTGGATCTCCGGGTATCCTGGCGCGTTCCAATCCGTGTCCTTCATGGAGCCCCGGCTTCGCAGGTGGAGCTTGCCCTCCACCCACTCGTCCTCGTAGCGTATGCCGTAGTTGATGGTATAGCGGGCCACGTTGTGGATATCGCGCATCGAGCCGCCGGGCCGCTCCTCCTCTGCCCTGAGCATGTGGGTGGAGTTGACGAACAGCGAGAGCGAGCGCTCCCAGTCGAGCGCCGCCCCCATGTCGAAGGAGACGTCCGTCTCCACCCCCTCCATCTCGGCGCTCAGGCTGTTGACGTAGGTCGTGGTGTAGCCGCTCGTTACGGTCGTTATCTTGTCGTCCACAGAGGTGCGGAAGTAGGTGACGTCGGCCCATATGCCGAGGCGGCGGCTATGGTAGCCGAGACCGGCGTCGTATGTGACCGACGACTCGGGGTCGAGGCCGGCGTTGCCGGTGGTCACCATGGTCACGCCGCCCACGACCCGCTCCGAGTAGCCGGCAAGCTGCGCGGCCGTGGGAGGGACGAAGGCCCGGCCCGCCGTGGCGTGCAGGCGCAGGCCCCCGCCGAGGAGGTAGCTCAGGCCGGCCCTGGGGCTGAAGGTGGAAAAACCCTCCGAGCGCGGCGTGAAGTCCGTCTTGTACGGCGTGGGCCTCGTCTCCACGTCGAAGGAGTCGTAGCGGCCTCCGGCCGTGACCGTGAGCCTGCCGCCCCCGAGGCTCCAGACCGTCTCCACGTAGCCCGCCCGGTTTGTGCGTCCCTCGTCGGGCGAGTAGGGGGCCTTCCTCGTACCGTCGGTCTTGTAGCTCCGGCTCTCCATGTCGATCTCCTGATAGTCGAAGCCTGCTATTATGCGGTGGTCCCCGACGGCGAGCTCGTCTCTGAGCTGGAGGCCGAACCAGTCGATCTCCGAATCGTAGCTGCGGTAGGGGTCCGACGGCACGGGCGTGGACCAGCCGGTGTAGCGCTTGTAGTTCTCGGAGGTCTCGTTCGCCTTGTAGACGGTGAGGGTGACGCGGTTGTGCGGGCCGAGGCCGCCTCCCACGGTGAGGTCGAGGCCGTAGCGGTCCAGGTCCTTGTAGCCCGCCTTCGAGTCGCCGTAGAAGATGTCGCCCGGAGTTTCGATGTCACGGCCCCGGTAGAAGTCCGCGGCTGCGTCGGCCCGCCATGTGCCGCCCATGTCGATGCCGAGGCGCAGGCCGCCGTTCTCCGTCTCATAGGTCGTGTTGGCCCTTGTGCGGCCGTCTCCCGTATCGTAGTCGCCGGAGCGGTCGTAGCGGCCGGCGTGGACGTCGAGGTCGAGGGCCTTGGTCAGGGAGCCGCCGACGGAGAACTTCTGGAAATTGGTGGCAAAGGAGCCCAGGCCCGCCTCGACCATGCCACTTGCAGGCCCCGTGCTCTTTTTTGTGATGATGTTCACCACCCCGCCCATGGCCTCGGCGCCGTAGAGAGAGGAGGCCGGTCCCTTGAGGACCTCGATCCGCTCTATGTTGTCGGCAAGGAGGGCGGCCAGGTTGGTGGCCCCCGCGGGCCTGCCGTTTACGAGCACCAGCGAGTGCTTGGTGATGCCCGAGAACTCGGGCCTGAAGCCGCGGATGCCTATGCCGGCCAGGGCCCCGGGGTACTCGATGACGTCGACCGAGCTGTTCTTCTTGAGCTGTTCGGTCAGGGTGTCGCCGGTTGTGAGCTCCACGGTGGAAGAGTCGATCACCTCCACCCTGGCCGGCACGCGCGTTGCGTCGTAGCCGCTCCTTGTGGCCGTCACCACCACCTCGGCCATGACGGGTGTGGCGGCGTCGTCTCCGGCCGAGGCCGGCGACGCCGCAAGAAGCGACGCCAGAGCAAACCATACCTTCTTCATCGTTTGCGCTCCTTTCTCCCCCCTCGGGGAATCGGGATATCGTCAGCTTCGAAGCAGGTCTCCTGGCTCTCGGTCATCCTACCGGCCGCGCCTTCCCGTCCCGACTGCGGACAGTGGCTTACGATGCGGCTTTCGTCACGATTACAGTCGCGGGGCGGCGGGAGCTTCCCACTCCCTTCCCTTAAGGAAACTCTGATTAATTACCCTGAGGGAACCTTTTTACAAAAAGGTTCCCTCAGGGTAATTAATCAGAGCTTCCTTGACTCCGAAGCACCTTGCCGCGGGGCCTTCGCCGGGAAGGCCCCGGCCCATAAAAAAACCCCGAACCTCCAAAAGAGAAGAGGTCCGGGGATGCCGTTTTTCACCCACGGGGATACGGCCGCGACCGACCACCACGACGGCCGCGGGCGACGTCATATCATCGCAGGCAGGTCTTCTGGCTTCCGGATCGTCCTACTCGCCGCGCCTTCCCGTCCCGGTTACGGACAGTGGCTTACGATGCGGCTTTCGTCCCCGGTTACAGCGGCGGGTCCGCGACGGTCTTGCACCGTACTTCCCTATCAAGGCCTTTGCGGCCACCTGCGATTATTTTCCGGTGGGAGAATATACACCGGGCGCAACAGACTGTCAAGTCTTTTTCGCCGGAGACCTTCGGAGAGAGGGATAGGGGCGAGAGGAATCGAAAAATTTTGGCGTCCTGCAGCTCGGTCCGCTTTGCAGACAAAGTACCGCGACCTCCATGCCGACCGCGGGGTTGACTGCGTCACCGCCAATCCGCCCTTCAACGACAGCGACTGACGCGGCTATCTGCTCAAGGACTACAAAGACTTGGAAGTACGGGACACCGCCTGGATTCAATAGCTGTCCGTCCTGTAGGTGATGTCGTAGGTCTTCACCTTGTAGTCGACGGTACTGACGTACTGGAAGCGGCGCCCCTCGGCGAGCGCCACGGCAGCGCCGGCTACGGTCGGAGGCTTCTGGCCGCCGGTTATATCAACCAGTATGTCGCAGGCGTTTATGCCCACACCGCCGAGGTACTCGTAGGCCGCCTCGACGGCCCTTACGAGCTCGTCGGCGTCCTCGAAGTCCACGCCCTTTCGCCACCGCTCATCGAGGTCGCCGGCCGACACGAAACTGATATTCTTCTTGCCCGTGAGCAAACGGCTCATCTCC
This genomic window from Deltaproteobacteria bacterium contains:
- a CDS encoding TonB-dependent receptor translates to MKKVWFALASLLAASPASAGDDAATPVMAEVVVTATRSGYDATRVPARVEVIDSSTVELTTGDTLTEQLKKNSSVDVIEYPGALAGIGIRGFRPEFSGITKHSLVLVNGRPAGATNLAALLADNIERIEVLKGPASSLYGAEAMGGVVNIITKKSTGPASGMVEAGLGSFATNFQKFSVGGSLTKALDLDVHAGRYDRSGDYDTGDGRTRANTTYETENGGLRLGIDMGGTWRADAAADFYRGRDIETPGDIFYGDSKAGYKDLDRYGLDLTVGGGLGPHNRVTLTVYKANETSENYKRYTGWSTPVPSDPYRSYDSEIDWFGLQLRDELAVGDHRIIAGFDYQEIDMESRSYKTDGTRKAPYSPDEGRTNRAGYVETVWSLGGGRLTVTAGGRYDSFDVETRPTPYKTDFTPRSEGFSTFSPRAGLSYLLGGGLRLHATAGRAFVPPTAAQLAGYSERVVGGVTMVTTGNAGLDPESSVTYDAGLGYHSRRLGIWADVTYFRTSVDDKITTVTSGYTTTYVNSLSAEMEGVETDVSFDMGAALDWERSLSLFVNSTHMLRAEEERPGGSMRDIHNVARYTINYGIRYEDEWVEGKLHLRSRGSMKDTDWNAPGYPEIQYPSFTVVDLVVAVTLRDHHRLTFKADNLFDRYYYEKKGYPKQGRALFAGYRYVF